A genome region from Sphingomonas sp. BGYR3 includes the following:
- a CDS encoding glycosyltransferase, whose product MTASALPPDRPGVQHRRWSAATPVPSPDAPGMIVLWNDWRPIGHVLRLADGSIRQRLPDPGMIDEPRPVAMPATGTISVVICTRDRPDDIAHCLASLAQQSRTPDQIVVVDNASRDDRTRQAALAAGVVYLREDREGLDFARNAGVAASTGDLVLFTDDDVLLDRDWVARMAAAFDHPDIGAVTGLVLPAELASDAQLYFESHWGFGQGYALRDVTPAEFNRHPPRIAFPAWDLGAGASMGFRRAVFADVGLFDERLGAGQSGCSDDSEYWYRLLHHGWRLRYDPRIVAHHVHRRDEDGLSRQIHQYMRGHVAALLIQYDRTGRPGNLWRALWDLPLLYARRWLRRAIGRRADAADRYLDQEIAGYFSGILFYLRNRGHRA is encoded by the coding sequence GTGACCGCTTCGGCCCTGCCCCCAGACCGGCCCGGCGTCCAGCATCGCCGCTGGTCCGCGGCAACCCCGGTGCCGTCGCCGGATGCGCCCGGCATGATCGTGCTGTGGAACGACTGGCGGCCGATCGGCCATGTCCTGCGCCTTGCCGATGGCAGCATCCGTCAGCGGCTGCCCGATCCCGGCATGATCGACGAGCCGCGACCCGTGGCTATGCCCGCGACCGGAACGATCAGCGTCGTCATCTGCACCCGCGACCGGCCGGACGATATCGCCCATTGCCTTGCCTCACTGGCGCAACAATCGCGCACGCCGGATCAGATCGTCGTGGTCGACAATGCCTCGCGCGACGATCGCACGCGACAGGCGGCACTGGCGGCCGGGGTCGTTTACCTGCGCGAGGATCGGGAGGGGCTGGATTTCGCCCGTAACGCCGGTGTCGCGGCGTCGACCGGAGACCTTGTGCTGTTCACGGACGACGATGTCCTGCTCGACCGCGACTGGGTCGCCCGGATGGCGGCCGCGTTCGACCATCCGGATATTGGCGCAGTCACCGGCCTGGTTCTGCCTGCCGAACTGGCCAGCGACGCCCAGCTCTATTTCGAAAGCCATTGGGGCTTTGGTCAGGGGTATGCGCTGCGCGACGTGACACCCGCTGAATTCAACCGCCATCCCCCCCGCATCGCCTTTCCCGCATGGGATCTGGGCGCGGGGGCCAGCATGGGGTTCCGGCGCGCGGTCTTTGCCGATGTCGGCCTGTTCGACGAACGGCTGGGGGCGGGCCAGTCCGGCTGTTCCGACGATTCGGAATACTGGTATCGCCTGCTCCATCACGGCTGGCGGCTGCGCTACGATCCCCGCATAGTTGCCCACCATGTCCACCGCCGCGACGAAGACGGCCTGTCGCGGCAGATTCATCAATATATGCGCGGTCATGTCGCCGCACTGCTGATCCAGTATGACCGGACGGGGCGGCCGGGCAATTTGTGGCGGGCGCTGTGGGATTTGCCGCTGCTCTATGCCCGCCGCTGGTTGCGCAGGGCGATCGGCCGGCGCGCCGATGCGGCCGACCGCTATCTGGACCAGGAGATTGCGGGCTATTTCAGCGGCATCCTGTTCTATCTGCGCAATCGGGGGCACCGCGCATGA
- a CDS encoding beta-ketoacyl-[acyl-carrier-protein] synthase family protein, giving the protein MTHRRVAVTGIGAISAAGMTASATWEAVRDARPAIGPIDVPRSDRLNIKIAAQVRGFQPETLLPPKKAAMMDRFSQFAVVAANEAVAEAGLAPGDEALSAAAVIIGIGVGGLITLDDSFFRLYGEGSHRTHPLTIPKLMCNAAASQVSMMLGAHGITYAIASACASGTHAIGIAAQLVRSGAVKVAIGGGSEACITTGTMHGWEALRVLSSDTCRPFSRNRSGLVLGEGAGVLVLEDWDHAVARGAPILGEILGFGANADAGDLTSPDPVGAAAAMTLAIRDAGLTPADIGYINAHGTGTTINDRVEATAVAMTFDGVKVPPISSSKGVLGHGLGAAGALEAVVTVRALAEQVMPPTANCDDPDTDLGLDMIPNEARPARFETALSNSFAFGGLNAVLAFGRA; this is encoded by the coding sequence GTGACGCACCGGCGGGTAGCCGTCACCGGAATCGGCGCAATCTCGGCCGCGGGCATGACAGCGTCCGCGACGTGGGAGGCGGTGCGCGATGCCCGCCCGGCGATCGGCCCGATCGACGTGCCGCGATCCGATCGGCTGAACATCAAGATCGCGGCCCAGGTGCGCGGGTTTCAGCCCGAAACGCTGCTGCCCCCGAAAAAAGCGGCGATGATGGACCGGTTTTCCCAGTTTGCCGTGGTCGCGGCGAACGAAGCGGTTGCCGAGGCGGGCCTCGCCCCCGGTGACGAGGCATTGTCGGCCGCGGCGGTCATCATCGGGATCGGCGTGGGCGGCCTCATCACCCTCGATGATTCCTTCTTCCGGCTTTACGGAGAGGGGTCGCACCGGACCCACCCGCTGACCATCCCGAAACTGATGTGCAACGCCGCCGCCAGTCAGGTGTCGATGATGCTGGGTGCGCATGGCATTACCTATGCCATTGCCAGCGCCTGTGCATCGGGCACCCATGCCATCGGCATCGCGGCACAGCTGGTCCGCTCCGGCGCGGTAAAGGTCGCGATCGGCGGCGGCAGCGAGGCGTGCATCACCACCGGCACCATGCACGGGTGGGAGGCGCTGCGCGTCCTGTCGTCCGACACGTGCCGCCCGTTTTCCCGCAACCGCTCCGGCCTGGTGCTGGGCGAAGGCGCGGGCGTACTCGTGCTGGAGGATTGGGATCATGCCGTCGCGCGCGGCGCACCGATCCTTGGCGAAATCCTGGGCTTTGGCGCCAATGCCGATGCCGGCGACCTGACCTCGCCCGATCCGGTTGGTGCCGCAGCCGCGATGACGCTGGCGATCAGGGATGCGGGCCTGACCCCGGCCGATATCGGCTATATCAACGCCCATGGTACCGGCACCACGATCAACGACCGGGTCGAGGCGACGGCCGTTGCGATGACATTCGATGGGGTCAAGGTGCCGCCGATTTCCTCGTCAAAGGGCGTGCTTGGCCATGGCCTGGGCGCGGCGGGCGCGCTGGAGGCGGTGGTCACGGTTCGCGCCCTGGCGGAACAGGTGATGCCGCCGACCGCGAATTGCGACGACCCGGACACTGATCTGGGGCTGGACATGATCCCCAATGAAGCGCGTCCAGCCCGGTTCGAAACCGCGCTGTCGAACAGCTTCGCCTTTGGCGGTCTGAACGCCGTGCTGGCGTTCGGCCGGGCCTGA
- a CDS encoding acyl carrier protein: MSTVERLIPIVAKQLGRDPGEFSASTDLQEAGYESLDVIETIFAIEEEFGIDVNYNANVDDPDKLRTIGDLATMVDEAVAAKGAQ, from the coding sequence ATGTCGACAGTTGAACGGCTCATTCCGATCGTAGCGAAGCAGCTTGGACGCGATCCCGGCGAATTCAGCGCATCCACCGACCTGCAGGAAGCGGGCTATGAATCGCTCGACGTGATCGAGACGATTTTCGCGATCGAGGAAGAGTTCGGCATCGACGTGAACTACAACGCCAATGTCGATGATCCCGACAAGCTGCGGACGATCGGCGACCTGGCGACCATGGTGGACGAAGCCGTCGCAGCCAAGGGCGCTCAGTGA
- a CDS encoding type I secretion system permease/ATPase — protein MSAPFSIGQRPRESAAADLSAFTLWAKRSMRSIAAVSAVLNVLLLAGSIYMMLVYDIVLPGRNMPTLAGLLVIVTIAYLFQGLLEVTRARMLVHLGASADAAIGRHAYDAAVRMARTDPRGDSAEPLRDLERVRSFLSGNGPAALSDLPWVAVFLVFLFLLHPLLALTVGLGALILIVLAVVNDRVTSRSAAPIAGLALLRNQAADTARRHAELSHVLGMDQAMRTRFERSAVEYIDAQARLGGTASTLASIGRMFRMLLQSLVLTIGAVLVINDQATGGVIFASSILSSRALAPIEQAIANWRGFVYARQSWRRLSGTLGEAPQPARMALPAPRERLDVIGLTVAPLGTDRPAVRKVGFSIEAGTTLAIIGPSGGGKSTLLRAVAGILTPLSGRVQLDGASIDQWSADRLAPHLGYLPQTPELMAGTIAENIARFTPGASMAAIVRAAELAGVHDMILRLDQGYDTVIGANGLGLSSGQSQRIALARALFGDPFLVLLDEPNANLDVEGERALADAVRSVRARQGIVIVVAHRSSILACIDLVMILRDGEVQAMGARDAVLQPGTAYPRVVPNGAPPPPRVAADLSA, from the coding sequence ATGTCAGCCCCGTTTTCCATCGGCCAACGGCCCCGCGAATCCGCGGCGGCGGACCTGTCGGCATTCACCCTCTGGGCAAAGCGGTCGATGCGCAGCATCGCGGCGGTCAGCGCGGTGCTCAACGTGCTGCTGCTGGCTGGCTCGATTTACATGATGCTGGTCTATGACATCGTGCTGCCCGGCCGGAACATGCCGACGCTGGCCGGCCTGTTGGTCATCGTGACCATCGCCTATCTGTTTCAGGGGTTGCTGGAGGTGACGCGCGCCCGGATGCTGGTGCATCTGGGGGCCAGCGCGGATGCCGCGATCGGCCGCCATGCCTATGATGCGGCGGTGCGGATGGCGCGCACCGACCCGCGCGGGGATTCGGCAGAGCCGCTGCGCGATCTGGAACGGGTACGCAGCTTTTTGTCGGGCAATGGTCCGGCGGCGCTTTCCGACCTTCCCTGGGTCGCCGTGTTCTTGGTCTTCCTGTTCCTGCTGCATCCCCTGCTGGCGTTGACTGTCGGGCTGGGCGCACTGATCCTGATCGTGTTGGCGGTGGTCAATGATCGGGTCACATCGCGTTCGGCCGCCCCGATCGCCGGTCTGGCGCTGCTGCGCAATCAGGCCGCCGATACCGCGCGCCGCCATGCCGAACTGTCCCATGTCCTTGGCATGGATCAGGCGATGCGCACCCGGTTCGAACGCAGCGCCGTCGAGTATATCGACGCACAGGCCCGGCTGGGCGGCACCGCATCCACGCTGGCCAGCATCGGGCGGATGTTCCGGATGCTGCTTCAGTCGCTGGTGCTCACCATCGGCGCGGTGCTGGTCATCAACGATCAGGCGACGGGCGGCGTGATCTTTGCCAGCTCGATCCTCTCCTCTCGCGCGCTGGCCCCGATTGAACAGGCGATCGCGAACTGGCGCGGGTTCGTCTATGCCCGGCAAAGCTGGCGGCGCCTGTCCGGCACGTTGGGCGAGGCACCACAGCCCGCCCGCATGGCCTTGCCCGCCCCACGCGAACGGCTGGATGTCATCGGCCTGACCGTCGCCCCGCTCGGGACCGACCGCCCCGCCGTGCGAAAGGTCGGGTTCAGCATCGAAGCGGGCACGACGCTGGCCATCATCGGGCCAAGCGGCGGCGGCAAATCGACACTGCTGCGCGCCGTGGCCGGGATCCTGACGCCCTTGTCCGGCCGGGTTCAGCTGGACGGAGCATCGATCGACCAATGGTCCGCCGACCGACTGGCGCCGCATCTTGGCTATTTGCCGCAAACGCCCGAACTGATGGCCGGAACCATCGCGGAAAACATCGCCCGGTTCACGCCAGGGGCGTCCATGGCCGCCATTGTCCGTGCCGCCGAACTTGCCGGGGTGCACGACATGATCCTGCGGCTGGATCAGGGATATGACACCGTCATCGGCGCCAACGGCCTTGGCCTGTCATCGGGCCAGTCGCAGCGCATTGCCCTTGCCCGCGCGCTGTTCGGCGATCCGTTTCTGGTCCTGCTGGACGAACCCAATGCCAATCTGGATGTGGAGGGCGAACGCGCTCTGGCCGATGCCGTCCGCTCGGTTCGCGCGCGACAGGGCATCGTGATCGTCGTCGCCCATCGCTCCTCGATCCTGGCCTGTATCGACCTTGTGATGATCCTTCGCGATGGCGAGGTTCAGGCAATGGGCGCACGCGATGCCGTGCTTCAGCCCGGTACGGCCTATCCGCGCGTGGTCCCGAACGGCGCACCGCCGCCGCCACGTGTCGCTGCGGACCTGTCGGCATGA
- a CDS encoding DapH/DapD/GlmU-related protein, translating to MARRSLDQLHSVRMALLSLRRRWLSLRHGLRMPASSSISLSGRIVGGGPDSIVIGEHSLVAFKTLLIARDSRTGQVRPIRIGNRCFIGGGSVILPGVTIGDGCVIGSGSVVFDDVPSGSIVAGNPARVIKSGVTVGPRGRLMPEPVGETGN from the coding sequence ATGGCCCGACGCTCGCTCGATCAGTTGCATTCGGTGCGCATGGCGCTGCTGTCGCTGCGGCGGCGGTGGCTGTCGCTGCGCCACGGGTTGCGGATGCCGGCCAGTTCCAGCATCTCGCTGTCCGGACGGATCGTGGGCGGCGGACCGGACAGCATCGTGATCGGCGAACACAGCCTGGTGGCCTTTAAAACGCTGTTGATCGCGCGCGACAGCCGCACCGGACAGGTCCGGCCGATCCGCATCGGCAACCGCTGCTTCATCGGCGGCGGATCGGTCATCCTGCCCGGCGTGACCATCGGCGACGGGTGCGTCATCGGATCGGGATCGGTCGTCTTCGATGACGTACCCTCGGGCAGCATCGTCGCGGGCAATCCCGCACGCGTGATCAAAAGCGGCGTGACCGTCGGTCCTCGCGGCCGATTGATGCCGGAACCGGTCGGCGAAACAGGGAATTAA
- a CDS encoding acyltransferase, translating to MDIHPGASIAPTALIDRTYPAGVHIGDRVRIDEEAVILTHDVTRHLELNTVIGAGSYIGPRAIVMPGVTIGENCVVHAGSIVTRSIPDGAVVIGNPARRIDEAPQD from the coding sequence ATGGATATCCATCCCGGAGCCAGCATTGCGCCGACCGCGCTGATCGACCGCACCTATCCGGCCGGGGTGCATATCGGCGACCGCGTGCGCATCGACGAGGAAGCCGTTATCCTGACCCATGACGTGACCCGGCACCTGGAACTCAACACCGTCATCGGTGCAGGCAGCTATATCGGCCCGCGCGCCATCGTGATGCCCGGCGTCACCATTGGCGAAAACTGCGTGGTCCATGCCGGATCGATCGTCACGCGCAGCATCCCGGATGGCGCGGTGGTGATCGGCAATCCCGCCCGTCGGATCGACGAGGCGCCGCAGGATTAA
- a CDS encoding CpsD/CapB family tyrosine-protein kinase, translated as MSKAASAISETTTPAAGAGKAPLPEPVTYSVSPDVVVLDQQGGAQAESIGSLRTHLIATHIRNGRRALGICSSDGESGSEFVAVNLAVSLAQAGIRTLLIDGNMRTPFVETAIIPSRPVPNLRQLLTDETLSISDTIQADVIPHLSVLYSGGPAADAQELLNGARFKQVIDTCMRDHELTLILTPPTNRCADARRIASVVRYVLIVARRDVSFVDDLSTLVTQLNGDGAMVIGSVMNV; from the coding sequence GTGTCCAAAGCTGCCTCAGCGATTTCTGAGACAACTACACCGGCCGCCGGTGCGGGCAAGGCGCCGCTGCCGGAACCCGTCACCTATTCGGTGTCGCCCGACGTCGTGGTGCTGGATCAGCAGGGCGGCGCCCAGGCCGAATCCATCGGCTCGCTGCGCACGCACCTCATCGCCACGCATATCCGCAACGGCCGCCGCGCGCTGGGGATTTGTTCCAGCGATGGGGAAAGCGGGTCGGAATTCGTGGCCGTCAATCTGGCGGTCAGCCTGGCTCAGGCGGGGATCCGCACCCTGCTGATCGACGGCAATATGCGCACGCCGTTCGTGGAAACGGCCATCATCCCGTCGCGGCCCGTGCCCAATCTGCGCCAGTTGCTGACCGACGAGACCCTGTCGATCAGCGACACGATCCAGGCCGATGTGATCCCGCATCTGTCCGTGCTGTATTCCGGCGGCCCGGCTGCCGATGCGCAGGAACTGCTGAACGGCGCGCGGTTCAAACAGGTGATCGACACCTGCATGCGCGATCACGAATTGACGCTGATCCTGACGCCACCGACCAATCGGTGCGCCGATGCCCGCCGGATCGCATCGGTGGTGCGCTATGTCCTGATCGTCGCGCGCCGCGACGTCAGCTTCGTTGACGACCTGTCGACCCTGGTCACTCAGCTGAACGGCGATGGCGCCATGGTCATCGGTTCGGTGATGAACGTCTGA
- a CDS encoding Wzz/FepE/Etk N-terminal domain-containing protein: MYFVSFFRALWARRKLIVSIMLACLIGASVVSIFVPTKYKAQARVMLDVIRPDPVTNEVINAGFARAFAQTQVELFADPALAARAITDLGWPKREDLRAAYVASTDQPSEQGFIRWLAQGVTLNTTARVIEGTNVLEIEFVDTNPDRARTIADALRQAYIEQSIDQRRETATRNADWFANQTEKIRRELNQAESQRTAFERANNIVLQDDYSDTESARLKALAGTTPMPSMPSVSIPVGPGPAQTQLAQIDGQIAALSRELGPNHPDLVALRQTRTAVAQAAAQERAAAAASRAPAATGPSIASQVSQTQAKVIAQRDEIAQLRQMQARIDGLREQFSKAASRTAELRQQAQAREGGITLLGQATTSNKPVGPLKAVIIGGAAAFGLVLGILLALLFELLRRRVRSVSDLSIESVPVIAIIPFTNPDRRVPATGA; encoded by the coding sequence ATGTATTTTGTCAGCTTCTTTCGTGCACTATGGGCCCGGCGAAAGCTCATCGTCAGCATCATGCTCGCCTGCCTGATCGGCGCCAGCGTCGTCTCGATCTTCGTGCCGACCAAGTACAAGGCGCAGGCCCGCGTGATGCTGGACGTGATCCGTCCGGACCCGGTCACCAATGAAGTGATCAATGCCGGCTTTGCCCGCGCCTTTGCCCAGACTCAGGTCGAACTGTTCGCCGATCCGGCGCTTGCCGCCCGTGCGATCACCGATCTGGGCTGGCCCAAGCGTGAGGATCTGCGCGCCGCTTATGTCGCGTCGACGGATCAGCCCAGCGAACAGGGCTTTATCCGCTGGTTGGCGCAGGGCGTGACGCTGAACACCACCGCCCGGGTGATCGAGGGGACAAACGTCCTCGAAATCGAATTTGTCGATACCAACCCGGATCGGGCGCGCACCATCGCGGACGCGCTGCGTCAGGCCTATATCGAACAGAGCATCGACCAGCGCCGCGAAACCGCGACCCGCAATGCCGACTGGTTCGCCAACCAGACCGAAAAGATCCGCCGCGAACTGAATCAGGCCGAATCGCAGCGCACCGCGTTCGAACGCGCGAACAACATCGTGCTGCAGGACGATTACAGCGACACCGAAAGCGCCCGGCTGAAGGCGCTGGCCGGAACCACGCCGATGCCCTCCATGCCCAGCGTGTCGATCCCGGTCGGTCCGGGGCCGGCCCAGACCCAGCTGGCGCAGATCGATGGGCAGATCGCGGCCCTGTCGCGCGAACTGGGGCCGAATCACCCCGACCTCGTTGCCCTGCGCCAGACCCGGACCGCAGTGGCCCAAGCCGCAGCGCAGGAACGCGCCGCTGCCGCCGCATCGCGCGCGCCTGCGGCCACTGGGCCGTCCATCGCGTCGCAAGTGTCGCAGACCCAGGCAAAGGTCATCGCCCAGCGTGACGAGATCGCGCAGCTGCGTCAGATGCAGGCCAGGATCGACGGCCTGCGCGAACAGTTCAGCAAGGCCGCGTCGCGGACCGCCGAACTGCGTCAACAGGCACAGGCGCGCGAAGGCGGCATCACCTTGCTGGGACAGGCGACCACGTCGAACAAGCCGGTCGGCCCGCTCAAGGCAGTGATCATCGGCGGCGCTGCTGCGTTCGGTCTGGTGCTCGGCATCCTGCTGGCGCTGCTGTTCGAACTGCTTCGCCGCCGTGTGCGCAGCGTTTCCGATCTGTCAATCGAATCGGTGCCGGTGATTGCGATCATCCCGTTCACCAACCCGGATCGTCGCGTTCCCGCGACGGGCGCCTGA
- a CDS encoding SLBB domain-containing protein, translating to MHKTSNALIVALSVTAMTLSGTAGAQTAGTAPVQPPRAAQGVPAAPAAQENVSLVDGYVLGAGDIIEVSLLGREDFKPRVQVQSDGTIALPLIGSIRAADLTVLQLRDQIRAALVSGGYYSAPVLNISIVTYASRYITVLGQVANPGVVPIDRAYRLSEVIARAGGVRETGGDKITLTPAGGSPRELSLKAIATGRGEEDPIVNPGDKVYVAEAETFYIYGQVTAPGTYPIDPGMTLRKALARGGGLTPLGSERRTKLIRGQQEIGSAKLDTIVEPGDVIVVGQKFF from the coding sequence ATGCACAAAACTTCCAACGCTCTCATCGTCGCGCTTTCGGTGACGGCCATGACGCTTTCCGGCACGGCCGGCGCCCAGACCGCCGGCACCGCGCCGGTTCAGCCCCCGCGTGCCGCACAGGGCGTTCCTGCCGCCCCGGCGGCGCAGGAAAACGTGTCTCTGGTCGATGGCTATGTCCTTGGCGCGGGCGACATCATCGAGGTGAGCCTGCTCGGCCGCGAGGATTTCAAGCCCCGGGTCCAGGTGCAGAGCGACGGAACGATTGCCCTGCCACTGATCGGCAGCATCCGCGCCGCCGACCTGACCGTGCTGCAGTTGCGAGATCAGATTCGCGCCGCCCTGGTCAGCGGCGGCTATTATTCGGCTCCGGTGCTGAACATCTCGATCGTCACCTATGCCAGCCGCTACATCACGGTCCTGGGCCAGGTGGCCAATCCCGGCGTCGTGCCGATTGACCGCGCCTATCGTCTGTCCGAAGTCATCGCGCGTGCTGGCGGCGTGCGCGAAACCGGCGGCGACAAGATCACGCTGACCCCGGCCGGCGGTTCGCCGCGCGAATTGTCGCTGAAGGCGATTGCGACCGGTCGCGGTGAAGAGGATCCAATCGTCAATCCGGGCGACAAGGTCTATGTGGCCGAAGCCGAGACCTTCTATATCTATGGTCAGGTGACGGCGCCCGGCACCTATCCCATCGATCCGGGCATGACGTTGCGCAAGGCGCTGGCCCGTGGCGGCGGCCTGACCCCGCTGGGGTCGGAGCGCCGGACCAAGCTGATCCGCGGACAGCAGGAAATCGGCAGCGCAAAGCTCGACACCATCGTCGAGCCCGGTGACGTGATCGTCGTCGGCCAGAAGTTCTTCTAA
- a CDS encoding outer membrane beta-barrel protein, with translation MKIRTAVCATALCWSATATAQNVSLPFVANQTRRIDVTLQASAAYDTNAARLTDQRAEELDLQPEDFRFSPSASVDIYVPVGGIGVASLSGGAAYDIYSRNSGLDGERISLDGGLASRLSICDTTLGAGISRRRSNPGDLGLTADQTDDRVSFRNFETTKTASLTLACGPQVGFRPVAQISYTDGKNTNDLRRGANYNTVLYGGGLLYAQPSIGEIALLVGQAETDFTERQDNPLTFLGIDGFKVRSFGVSFTRAVTPTFQGQIQLNYTDVIAGGIKAFDGITGRANVRVSPGGPFAVSFTGVRQAVPALNFDIDYFIETALRTDLTYALSPRLNLVGSYTYRTRDYVSTFPRALRPLTDDTQHVVGAGLQFQKTQRLFFGLGATYDTRRANDPFYDYDSARIEFSVRLLR, from the coding sequence ATGAAGATCAGGACAGCGGTTTGTGCGACCGCCCTTTGCTGGAGCGCGACGGCGACGGCGCAGAATGTTTCGCTGCCTTTCGTGGCGAACCAGACGCGGCGTATCGACGTGACGCTGCAGGCGTCGGCCGCGTATGACACCAACGCTGCCCGGCTGACCGATCAGCGGGCCGAGGAACTCGACCTGCAACCGGAAGATTTCCGGTTTTCGCCATCTGCCTCGGTCGACATCTATGTTCCCGTCGGCGGGATTGGCGTCGCCAGCCTGAGCGGCGGCGCGGCCTATGACATCTACAGCCGCAACAGCGGCCTTGATGGCGAACGGATTTCGCTGGATGGCGGCCTGGCATCGCGGCTGTCGATCTGCGACACCACGCTGGGTGCGGGCATTTCGCGTCGACGCAGCAATCCCGGCGATCTTGGCCTGACCGCCGATCAGACCGACGACCGGGTCAGCTTCAGGAACTTCGAGACGACCAAGACGGCGTCGCTGACCCTGGCTTGCGGACCGCAGGTCGGCTTTCGCCCGGTTGCGCAGATTTCGTACACCGACGGCAAGAACACCAACGATCTGCGGCGCGGCGCCAATTACAACACCGTCCTGTATGGCGGCGGCCTGCTCTACGCTCAGCCGTCGATCGGGGAAATCGCCCTGCTGGTCGGGCAGGCGGAAACGGATTTCACCGAGCGTCAGGACAATCCGCTCACCTTTCTGGGCATTGACGGGTTCAAGGTGCGCAGCTTTGGCGTGTCCTTCACCCGCGCCGTCACCCCGACGTTTCAGGGTCAGATTCAGCTGAACTACACCGATGTGATCGCCGGCGGGATCAAGGCGTTCGACGGCATCACCGGCCGTGCCAATGTGCGCGTCTCGCCCGGCGGCCCCTTTGCCGTGTCGTTTACCGGCGTGCGCCAGGCGGTGCCCGCGCTCAATTTCGATATCGATTATTTCATCGAAACCGCGCTGCGCACCGACCTTACCTATGCGCTGTCGCCGCGGCTGAACCTGGTGGGCAGCTATACCTATCGCACGCGCGATTATGTCTCCACCTTCCCGCGTGCGCTGCGGCCATTGACCGACGATACCCAGCATGTCGTAGGTGCCGGCCTGCAGTTTCAGAAGACCCAGCGGCTGTTCTTCGGCCTTGGCGCAACCTATGACACACGCCGCGCCAATGACCCGTTTTATGACTATGACAGCGCTCGCATCGAATTCTCAGTGAGACTCCTTCGTTAA